From one Erinaceus europaeus chromosome 4, mEriEur2.1, whole genome shotgun sequence genomic stretch:
- the NCOA7 gene encoding nuclear receptor coactivator 7 isoform X4, protein MRVRRLPLDIQILYCARPDQEPFVKIITVEEAKRRKSTCSYYEEEDEEALPILQPHSALLENMHVEQLARRLPARVQGYPWRLAYSTLEHGTSLKTLYRKSASLDSPVLLVIKDMDNQIFGAYATHPFKFSDHYYGTGETFLYTFSPNFKVFKWSGENSYFINGDISSLELGGGGGRFGLWLDADLYHGRSNSCSTFNNDILSKKEDFIVQDLEVWTFE, encoded by the exons ATGAGAGTGCGAAGATTGCCTTTGGACATTCAGATTTTGTATTGTGCTAGACCGGACCAAGAGCCTTTTGTCAAG ATCATCACTGTTGAGGAGGCAAAGCGCAGGAAGAGTACATGCAGTTACTATGAAGAAGAGGACGAGGAAGCCCTGCCGATCCTACAGCCCCACAGCGCACTCCTAGAGAACATGCACGTAGAGCAG CTGGCTCGGCGCCTTCCAGCAAGGGTACAAGGGTATCCATGGAGACTGGCATATAGCACATTAGAGCATGGGACCAGCTTGAAAACTCTCTATCGGAAATCAGCATCACTAGACAGCCCTGTGCTTTTGGTCATCAAAGATATGGATAATCAG ATCTTTGGAGCATATGCAACTCATCCTTTCAAATTCAGTGACCACTACTATGGCACAGGCGAAACTTTCCTCTATACATTTAGCCCTAATTTCAAG GTCTTCAAGTGGAGTGGAGAAAACTCATATTTTATCAACGGAGACATAAGTTCTTTAGAACTTGGTGGTGGAGg GGGACGATTTGGTTTATGGCTAGATGCTGATTTATATCATGGACGAAGCAACTCCTGCAGCACTTTCAATAATGATATTCTTTCCAAAAAGGAAGACTTCATAGTTCAGGACCTGGAAGTATGGACATTCGAGTAA